In Chitinophaga nivalis, a single genomic region encodes these proteins:
- a CDS encoding PhzF family phenazine biosynthesis protein: MQIPFFQVDAFTNQPFKGNPAAVCLLESMPDDQQLQHIAAENNLAETAFILPLAAGYQLRWFTPVAEVSLCGHATLASAHVLWESGRVPAAAPITFHTLSGPLTAIRQDSRITLNFPARGNEPVVLPANLQQLFGNDYVHAAYSFDRYIVELSSGEAVAAFKPDRELLGDVLCVVTGKAAPDSAYDFVSRFFAVPIGVDEDPVTGSAHCSLAPYWAERLQKNNFLAYQASARGGELQVVLDNERVFLSGEAVTIINGTFHL, encoded by the coding sequence ATGCAGATTCCTTTTTTTCAGGTAGACGCTTTTACCAACCAGCCTTTCAAAGGCAATCCTGCTGCTGTGTGCTTATTGGAAAGTATGCCCGACGATCAGCAGCTGCAACATATTGCGGCAGAAAATAATCTCGCTGAAACCGCTTTTATATTGCCGCTGGCAGCAGGTTATCAGCTGCGCTGGTTTACGCCGGTGGCGGAAGTATCGTTATGCGGACATGCCACCCTGGCCAGCGCCCATGTACTATGGGAAAGCGGGCGGGTACCTGCAGCTGCCCCCATTACTTTTCATACCCTGAGTGGCCCGCTCACGGCTATCAGACAGGATTCCCGTATTACGCTGAATTTTCCGGCGCGAGGCAACGAGCCTGTGGTATTACCTGCTAACTTACAGCAGCTGTTTGGCAACGACTATGTGCATGCAGCGTATAGCTTTGACCGTTATATCGTGGAATTGTCTTCCGGTGAAGCGGTAGCCGCTTTTAAACCAGACCGGGAACTGCTGGGCGACGTATTGTGCGTGGTCACCGGCAAGGCGGCGCCTGATAGCGCCTATGATTTTGTATCCCGTTTTTTTGCCGTGCCTATCGGTGTGGATGAAGATCCGGTGACGGGTTCGGCACATTGCAGCCTGGCGCCTTACTGGGCAGAGCGGTTGCAGAAAAATAATTTTCTGGCGTACCAGGCATCTGCCCGGGGTGGAGAACTGCAGGTAGTGCTGGATAACGAGCGGGTATTCCTGAGCGGCGAAGCTGTGACCATTATAAACGGTACCTTTCACCTGTAA